A region from the Triticum aestivum cultivar Chinese Spring chromosome 3D, IWGSC CS RefSeq v2.1, whole genome shotgun sequence genome encodes:
- the LOC123079475 gene encoding UDP-glycosyltransferase 87A1, producing the protein MTTSQSSPRYIRVLDRSLTAVRTESNMATAARHMVALPYPGRGHINPMLAVCRLLVAADGALTVTVVVTEEWHGLLASAGVTPTLPGRVRLATIPNVIPSEHGRGADHGGFIEAVNCKMGEPVERLLDRLALELGRRPDAIVADTYLQWAVAAGARRGIPVCSLWTQPATFFLALCHLDLWRPAVEGVSDEELSCKSLDPYVPGLSSVRLSDVKIFLAWKGPIKLAAEVFVNVRKAQCVFFTSFHELEPSSMSTIAESLPCPIYPVGPSILRAPDNGESARDEEHRRWLDAQPENSVLYVSFGSFVAMPPKQFEEIAVGLRDSAVRFFWVARDRATAGLREMCGDKGLAVPWCDQQEVLRHPSVGGFLSHCGWNSVLEAVCAGVPVIGFPVAWDQLVNARMVADEWKTGINLRQQSGEDGIVSRAALSDAARKLMNLDSGAGQEMRRRAAQLREASRGAVIEGGSSHRSLSGFLEDLVEGKLEVAESSA; encoded by the exons ATGACAACGTCTCAATCATCACCGCGTTACATAAGAGTACTCGACCGATCTCTCACCGCCGTGCGCACAGAATCAAACATGGCAACGGCGGCTCGGCACATGGTCGCTCTGCCGTACCCGGGCCGCGGCCACATCAACCCCATGCTCGCCGTGTGCCGCCTGCTCGTCGCCGCGGACGGCGCCCTCACCGTCACCGTCGTCGTCACGGAGGAGTGGCACGGGCTGCTGGCCTCCGCCGGAGTGACCCCCACGCTGCCGGGCCGCGTCCGCCTCGCCACCATCCCCAACGTCATCCCCTCCGAGCACGGCCGCGGGGCCGACCACGGCGGCTTCATCGAGGCCGTAAACTGCAAGATGGGGGAGCCCGTCGAGCGGCTGCTCGACCGGCTGGCGCTGGAGCTGGGGCGGAGGCCAGACGCTATCGTGGCCGACACGTACCTGCAGTGGGCGGTGGCGGCCGGCGCGCGGCGCGGGATACCGGTGTGCTCGCTGTGGACCCAGCCGGCCACCTTCTTCTTGGCGCTCTGCCATTTGGACCTGTGGCGACCTGCGGTTGAAGGTGTCAGCGACGAAG AACTAAGCTGCAAGTCATTGGATCCATATGTCCCGGGCCTCTCATCAGTGAGGTTGTCTGATGTCAAGATCTTCCTCGCCTGGAAAGGGCCAATCAAATTAGCAGCGGAGGTGTTCGTCAACGTACGTAAAGCGCAGTGCGTCTTCTTCACCTCCTTCCACGAGCTCGAGCCCAGTTCCATGAGCACAATAGCAGAGTCACTTCCCTGCCCCATCTATCCAGTCGGCCCTTCCATCCTGCGTGCGCCGGACAACGGGGAGAGCGCCCGCGACGAGGAGCACCGGCGCTGGCTGGACGCGCAGCCGGAGAACTCGGTGCTGTACGTCTCGTTCGGCAGCTTCGTCGCCATGCCGCCCAAGCAGTTCGAGGAGATCGCCGTGGGGCTGCGCGACAGCGCGGTCAGGTTCTTCTGGGTGGCCCGGGACAGGGCCACCGCCGGCCTGCGGGAGATGTGCGGCGACAAGGGGTTGGCGGTGCCGTGGTGCGACCAGCAGGAGGTGCTGCGCCACCCGTCCGTTGGCGGCTTCCTCAGCCACTGCGGGTGGAACTCGGTGCTTGAGGCCGTGTGCGCCGGAGTGCCGGTGATTGGCTTCCCCGTCGCGTGGGATCAGCTGGTGAATGCCCGGATGGTCGCCGACGAATGGAAGACCGGCATCAACCTGAGGCAGCAGAGTGGGGAGGACGGGATCGTGAGCAGGGCCGCGCTCTCTGATGCCGCGAGGAAGCTGATGAATTTGGACAGTGGTGCCGGCCAAGAGATGAGGAGAAGGGCTGCGCAGCTGCGCGAGGCTTCCCGTGGCGCGGTCATCGAAGGCGGCTCGTCCCATCGTTCTTTGAGCGGTTTCCTCGAGGATCTTGTTGAGGGGAAATTGGAGGTCGCTGAAAGTTCCGCGTGA
- the LOC123079476 gene encoding UDP-glycosyltransferase 87A2: MAAAAAEPCRCHILAVPFPGRGHVNAMMNLSRLLAARGAAVTFVVTEEWLGLLRSSFSSSAPPPPGVRLRAIPNVIPSEHGRAADHAGFLDAVATEMEAPFELLLDRLREEEVPPVAALVADSYVSWVVGVGNRRGVPVCSLFPMSASFFSAYYHFDSLPPRLVDERAPAAGAATDKSDERLEHYISGFASSSVTLSDLEPLIHNMTTVNHVLAAVSSIKNAQCLLFTTMHELEAGVINSLRSALPCPVLPVGPCIPYMTLEDQHSKSNGEVTTSPGDCFTWLDSQPVNSVLYVSLGSFLSVSASQLDEIALGLASSGVRFLWILREKSSRVRELVGDTDRGMIMAWCDQLKVLCHPSVGGFLTHCGMNSTLEAVFAGVPMLALPLFFDQPIHGRLIVEDWKVGLALREWADKDGLIGSQDIARAVKRLMACDEADAKAIRRRALEWKEVCGRAVEKGGSSYDNLSSLMQMVCASRCTELDQQCSKTDA, encoded by the exons atggccgccgccgccgccgagccgtgCCGCTGCCACATTCTGGCGGTGCCGTTCCCCGGCCGGGGCCACGTCAACGCCATGATGAACCTGTCCCGCCTCCTGGCCGCGCGCGGCGCCGCGGTCACCTTCGTCGTCACCGAGGAGTGGCTCGGCCTGCTccgctcctccttctcctcttccgccccgccgccgcccggcgtcCGCCTGCGCGCCATCCCCAACGTCATCCCCTCCGAGCACGGCCGCGCCGCCGACCACGCGGGCTTCCTCGACGCCGTCGCCACCGAGATGGAGGCGCCCTTCGAGCTCCTGCTCGACCGCCTCCGTGAGGAGGAGGTCCCGCCCGTAGCGGCGCTCGTGGCCGACAGCTACGTGTCCTGGGTCGTGGGCGTCGGCAACCGGAGGGGCGTTCCGGTCTGCTCGCTCTTCCCCATGTCCGCCTCCTTCTTCTCCGCCTACTACCACTTTGACTCCCTCCCGCCGCGCCTCGTCGACGAGCGCgccccggccgccggcgccgccacaG ATAAATCTGATGAGAGACTTGAGCACTATATCTCAGGCTTTGCTTCAAGTTCAGTGACCTTGTCTGATCTGGAGCCCCTAATTCACAACATGACAACAGTAAACCATGTCCTAGCAGCTGTCTCTAGCATCAAGAACGCGCAATGCCTCCTATTCACCACTATGCATGAGCTCGAGGCCGGTGTCATCAACTCCCTAAGATCAGCACTCCCATGTCCAGTTCTCCCAGTTGGGCCCTGCATTCCCTACATGACACTAGAAGACCAGCATTCCAAGTCCAATGGAGAAGTTACCACCAGTCCAGGAGACTGCTTCACCTGGCTGGACTCTCAACCTGTGAACTCGGTGCTATACGTCTCCCTCGGGAGCTTCCTCTCTGTGTCAGCCTCCCAGCTTGATGAGATAGCATTGGGCCTTGCATCGAGCGGTGTCAGATTCTTATGGATTCTTCGTGAAAAGTCTTCCCGGGTGCGAGAACTTGTCGGTGACACCGACAGGGGCATGATAATGGCATGGTGCGATCAGCTGAAGGTTCTGTGCCATCCTTCTGTTGGGGGCTTCCTGACACATTGTGGGATGAACTCGACGCTTGAAGCTGTCTTTGCTGGTGTGCCTATGCTTGCTCTACCACTGTTCTTTGATCAACCGATTCATGGCCGTCTAATTGTTGAAGACTGGAAGGTTGGACTGGCCCTGCGGGAATGGGCTGATAAGGATGGCCTGATTGGGAGTCAGGACATTGCAAGGGCTGTTAAGAGGCTCATGGCCTGCGATGAGGCCGATGCCAAGGCGATAAGGAGGCGTGCCCTTGAGTGGAAAGAGGTCTGTGGCAGAGCTGTCGAAAAGGGTGGATCTTCGTATGATAATCTCAGTTCATTGATGCAGATGGTATGCGCGTCACGATGTACTGAACTTGATCAGCAATGTTCCAAAACTGATGCTTGA
- the LOC123079478 gene encoding transcription initiation factor IIA subunit 1, whose amino-acid sequence MASGNIYISIIGDVVAKVTKCFIADGAGDAVLNELQSLWETKLLHCGAISGNTDRNRAPPASASPVRDLNVPYEATSEEYATPTADMLFPPTPIQTPLPAGIDTGPWDYAPSPIGDMRNGMGMMNGADPETGRPSPFMQPPSPWMNQRPLGANVNLAFAYDEEIRTMVQPQPLTTKDFLVMSCGKRTRDEYPSAASFVPQQDGCADQVAGGVDDEEPPLNEDDDDVDDFDDTQHLVLAQFDKITRTKNRWRCTLKDGIMHLNGRDVLFSKASGEFDF is encoded by the coding sequence ATGGCCAGCGGCAACATTTACATCTCCATCATCGGAGATGTCGTGGCCAAGGTTACCAAGTGCTTCATCGCCGACGGCGCTGGCGATGCCGTCCTCAACGAGCTGCAGTCTCTCTGGGAGACGAAGTTGCTGCACTGTGGCGCAATCTCAGGGAACACCGACCGCAACAGGGCTCCCCCAGCGTCCGCTTCACCCGTGCGCGACCTCAACGTGCCCTACGAGGCCACGTCCGAGGAGTACGCCACCCCAACCGCCGACATGCTCTTCCCACCGACGCCGATCCAGACACCACTTCCAGCTGGGATTGATACGGGGCCGTGGGACTATGCCCCATCGCCGATCGGTGACATGAGAAACGGGATGGGGATGATGAACGGGGCTGATCCAGAAACTGGCCGCCCAAGCCCTTTCATGCAACCTCCATCGCCCTGGATGAATCAGAGACCACTGGGGGCTAATGTGAACCTTGCTTTTGCTTATGATGAGGAGATCCGGACGATGGTGCAACCCCAGCCACTGACGACTAAGGATTTTCTCGTGATGTCTTGTGGAAAACGGACGAGGGATGAATATCCTTCGGCTGCTTCATTTGTGCCACAACAGGATGGATGTGCAGACCAGGTTGCGGGTGGTGTTGATGATGAAGAACCTCCTCTtaatgaagatgacgacgacgtaGATGACTTTGATGACACGCAGCACCTTGTCCTGGCACAGTTTGACAAGATAACAAGGACAAAGAATCGCTGGAGGTGCACTTTGAAGGATGGAATCATGCATTTGAACGGCAGAGATGTTCTATTCAGCAAGGCTTCAGGAGAGTTTGATTTTTGA